AACGGCTGACCGATGAATTCTACGTGGATCGCTCTGCTCAGCTGGTTCTCCTATACATCAggtacatcacacacacacacacatattacaaTTAATTAAAGATAAAGCTTTGCAAGTTGTTTCTGGACGGTTTTTATCATATTGGGTGAAATGCTCTTCATATCCtgatattacagtttttctccattgctttggctcattttacgaaacagaaatgacattctcaaaacaacacgtgcaaacctccaaaccactgggcactggttcacaacagattggaatatctcattcctttaatcaaattgcaattgtattagcacatccttgcaatgacaagtacaatttccaacagcttgcacaaatttcaaatgatatagcacacctttgcaaacggttaggtacaattgccttcagttagcccaattaccaattgaatatatattgctggtgaaaactgactgtcgcttctcagtcaagtggttgttctctgcagaacatgttggcataatttcattgtttacatcatcacctgcacaatagttcactctactgtcaaaatcgtacaggcacacaataccatgaaaaacatcatggtatatactgtaataaggatatcttggatcattggcttaattttcaggtgcaactagaactttagtaatcaaggttgagtttcacacatctgatcaccagtcacacagtaagtttacagtttgtctcaattgctttggctcatttcatgAAACAGAAatcacattctcagagctctaagtgcaattggcaaaatagcccatatggttcagcacaactacatagatcaccttcaaaaggtcatatctcactatgccaaattttagttttgatgtgcttattgtttgaaagtatattgtgctgtacacattttctgttactgtaagcacgatgtatggtaattactgtaacaatttccatggcagtatgtgttcgataaaaatattttatgtgaaaccttgaataaatcttttttctgtttgatacacataatattctggaaagaaaacatctactgtaaccattcagtgaccattcaaggactgagccaagattgaaatgtgcacatgagggatatttctatggtccactgccatactgactaaacatctaaacattttgacctgtagtgtttaaacaatgccaaagggacttttcattttgggggcactgactatttgtatcagaaaaggatttagttttgactgatgagttagctgttttgggagagatatgaccttttgcaggtgtgctatggagttttgctgaaccatctatgttattttgagagatgagccacagcaatcgagaaggaaatgttcattttgggggcactgactatttatatgagaaaatgatttggttttgaaacttgagttaactgttttgggtgagacatgaccttttgaaggtgatctatgtagttgtgctgaaccatatcggctattttgccaattgcacttagagctctgagaatgtcatttctgtttcgtgaaatgagccaaagcaatggagaaaaactgtaaaaacaaagtcGTCTGTGGCCCTCGCAGGATTGTAATAAACACGACCAATCATTTCAGTCGGAACACATCAAATGATTGGCTGgcacacctgtctgtcactaaccgacctgcctgcctgtgGTTCACTGCACAGGAGGGGAGTCTTCAGCCGGAGACACCACTAAAATAGAGACAAAAGTCACAAGTTAGGAAGTGAGTCTCGTAAATGTTGCCTCTAGCGGTTTTCAGGCAGTGCACGTTCATTTTTTTTGGGGGCGCCGTACCTTTAACaagagggatgatgggagggGCTGGGATGTATCGGTTGCCGTGTAGCCTGCACTTGCCATCTTTTCCATGATTACCAACCCTAACTTTAATGTTCTTCCCTCCCAAAACCTTACATTGTTCACATTGTGaacatcattttaaaataacCCTGATATCAATTaaatcctttgtgtgtgtgtgtgtgtttgttagtgtgtgtgtgtgtgtgtgtgtgtgtttatgtacaatTATGTTGGCAATGTCATGCATTTATacagtaggtgtgtttgtgaaacCATAATCTTAATCTGTTGTCTCAAATGATGCCAGAATATCCTCACTTGTGATATGTTGTTCCAATCTTCTCAGTCGTGCCTTCTCATCTGTTCATAACTTTGTCAgaacaaaatgtcctcataacAGCAGAACAAACATAAAGACATTGACCTTTAAAGAGatcttttaaatgaattttAAAAACCCATCCAGATCTCCTAGCAAAGTGATTATTCTGTCATCCTTCAGTTTGGACGATTCTGAGGAGAAGCAAGAGAGCTTCCTCAAAGAGCTGCCCAAGAAGTGCCTGTTCCTGGCCTATGAGGACCCCTACAGGAGGTGTGTGAGACTGGCCCTTCAGTTGTGTGCACAACCTGCTGATGGATGATTGTAATGCAAATATACCACGCTGTTTTAATCCATCAGCTCTTTGGCGACATGTAtgccagaatgtgtgtgtgtgtccacagggaACTGGAGGCCATGTTTAACGTGGAAGAGCTGCCCACAGTGGTGGTGCTGCGGCCTGACTGCTCCATCCTCGCCGCCAACGCAGTGGAGGAGATCCTGGGCCTCGGCCTGCACTGCTTCCGCAACTGGCAGGAGGCAGCGGAGCTCATCGACAGGAACTTCATGATGAGTGAAGACTTCGAGGGGAAGTCCATGCGCAGCTTGAGCGACCCGTTGAGGAGACTCAAATACAAGGTGgaagatgagaagaagaaaaagaagaagaggaagaagaggaagaagggcaGAGGTTGGGGTGAAGGCGGAGAGGCGGAggtggatggagaagaggaaggaggaggaagaggaggggggtcATGGTGATGGAGAAGAAGAGCAAGAGGGCGAGACTTTGGAACAGTTGCCACGATTAGCAAAAGCTACGTAACTATAATGTTCCTGGTGCTGCTAATGTAACGCAACAAAACCCTCTTCACAAAGGAAAATCAGACATTCATTAAAAAGTAGATTAACTGATGTTAATTGTGATTGGTCTCGACAGCTAGCACACCTCACATATGAGTGGCTATGGATACACTGACTGCCAATAAAAAGTAATGTACCACACTGATGGAGCAATAAATGCTGCTGCCTCAGCTCGAATCCGGAAAGTCTTTGAATTCTGCCCAGAACACAGTCAGGGCAAGGTTATGTCCGGGCCAAGTCCATTACGACTTGTTTTATTACACCAAGGAGTCTATTGCGACCATTTCTCCATTTTCCAAGACAAGGctctgatttgtattttttataaaagtTGATctatttcttaatttttttacatGATTCTTTGTGGCATCAAATCAAAACATGCCAAACACAATCGGAAATCAATGAATTAATCGGCACCATTCagatcattttgttttattgagtGTTTGTTGTTGAAAGTCATCCTGCACTTTACAGACTGAACACGAGAAGCAATCAGAGCTATTCAAGGAGTTGCGAGTGAAATGATGGAAAAACTGGCTTTCATACATAATCAGTGATTTCCTTGAACTGACTGTGACTCATCGTCTTTTGCACCAAAGACCGTGTCTAGCCTTTCCACACTTCTTCATACGGAAACTCTACTGATGATGCATTTCTATGTGATCAGTCAGAATTTTCTTATGCAACATATCCACTAGCAACGACCACGCCCCAGCAATGAGTTTTTCAAAGGTTTCAATGAATTGATGTGGGCATGGGGATGAGGTAGAAGGATGGGGGGAAGAGAGTATTGATGAGGGAAGGAAGATGAATAGTAAGGATGAGCAGAGGAAAGGATGAAGTAGGATGATAAATGGATATGGGTAGGGGTGAGGGAAGGAGGACGAATGGATGTGGGTATGGATgagagaaggaggatgaagggatgacaATTCTGAttagggaaggaggatgaagggatgagagaacaggatgaagggatgataGTACCGATGAGGGAAGGAGGGTGAAGGGGTGAAGGggtgaatggatgaagggaagGCAAAGGGTTGGTCGAAGAATCTGAGACAAACGAAGGGTGATGGGTTGACCGGGTCGGCTTGAAAGGGGATTAGAGGTGAGTGCTCCTGAACCTAAAGTTACCTTCATTTCCTGGTAGAGCGCAAGAGGGAAGGTTGTGATCTGAACCTTAAGAACACTTTATGCTACACACCACTACAACCATCAGTGTGCGTCTTTCTATTGCTGGAGTAATGAGTGTAATGGTTGTAGAGCAGATGTGGGTGAGAATGCAACCTGCATGCAGACGGATGATGACGCCGGCGTGTCACCGGGTGTGATGGAGGTGTGACCGGCTGATCGGTGGGTTCGGTGAGCTTCATAGATGACAGTGATGGGATGATTGATGTTGAAGCGTGCTGTGTCGTAGGCCGACTGACAAATAGGCCACATTTTCTGTCCGGGCTGCTCCAGACAAAGCTCAAAAGGATATATTGCAAATGCCTGTGCTTGCCGGATGTACTGCCCTTGCAGCCGGCCCAATAAAATCCCCTTCTCCCATACTCCTGTGATGGAAGACCTGAGAGTGTTCAACCTAAATCAGAGCAGGTCAAATGTGTGAAAAGAGACAAAGGGCTAAATGAACAGGAGCTGCTGTTTTCTCCCCTGCTCCTTCTCTTTTGCCAACACAGCAGCTTGTTGTTGCTCACTAAGAAAAACCTTGATAATATAGTCgaagccccccctccctcccctctctctctctctctctctttctctgcatgtCTCTGCACACgcgcatacacaaacacacacgtgcacacacaaaggCGCACACGCGTTTGCGCGCTCTCGAATGCAGAACGCGCAACaagctgaagagagagagggagagagagagagacatagagagagagggagggagggagacagagagagagcgagagagagagagacagagagagagagagagagagagagagagggagagaggcaagagaagaggagaaggacggATGCAAGGCGAGGCCAGGAGCAGGAAaccttatctctctctctgctcgtccAGCTGCCcccgttttttttaaacctcagcATCATTTTATAACACGATCCCtgccttctctttctttctcttttttatttttgtatttttaaagctGCCTTTGCGTCCTGATGTGCTGCTGCGCCTCATCACGATTCCTCAAGGATATGCAAAGCGGCTGTTATCACGTCGACGGCATTTTCCATGAAATGCAAGGATGTAATTGAGCGACGTCGGAGGCGCATCTGATCAGCGATGACAAGCGGACTGTAAAGATCGACGGGAGCGTTACAGGCGGAGGAGGGTCTGTGCGTAAAATCTGCGTCTAATTATTGTTTTCGCCCAGCGATCGCGCTATTTCCCTCCcacccctccttccctccatccatccgtccatcggGAGCTTTTGAAGGCCGATCGCCCCGCATCCTCTCTGGGCATGAGAACCCGTGGGAATTATGATACCAACGTGACGCGCGGTCACACAGGACTCAGCGGGGAAGACGACGCGCCTCGGCAGGGCGGAGGGAGGGTGTGAGGTCCAGCAGAGCGGAGCCCCGCACCGTGCGCCCAtcacgggaggaggaggaggacgcccAGTCGTTGTTGGACACATCGCGCTAATGACTGCTCTATAGCCCAGCAGGTATCACCCACCGTCAATacctccactccccccccccccccccccctctgttaaTATCTCATATatagtattagtattattttcATGCGTCGGGCAGAGAGACAGCGCGGGGAGTACAGTGCGTGAGGGCGCGGAGAGACGGAATGCGGGAGACGCAGTgagcgaagaggaggaggaggaggtggtggtggaggaggaggaggaggagagaaaccgGAGGATTGACGGTAAGATATGGATATAGGCTATGAGGATGCACCCCGCCCAtgctctctatctccctctctcctcgcacgcacacgcgcacatacATGATCAGTGGGGACGGCGGAGGTGCCCATGGTcctctgctgccgctgctgctgctgtcaaggCCCATTTGATCACTGAGGGACAGGGCTCTGATGTGCCGCTGTGCTGGGCCTCACTCACTGCTGGCCATTAAAGATGGGTCAGTAGTACAGGAGTGCTGTGAAATATTCATGGGCACGTGATTGGGCCTCCTCTGGGCCGCCTCCTTAGGAGTGCAGTTGAGAAAGTGGCATATCATGATTCTTAGGTCCCATGTTACATGGTCCGAGGGGTCTGCCATCGGTGGGCTGGATTCTGAGACCCTCTGTGCAGTTGACTGGTGGATGATGCAATGAGAAAGTGGTGAGCACATTTGCACACTTCAAGGGCTGTGTATAAATGCAGAGTCTGGTTTGCAGGTTTGCCCAGATTGGaacctgaggagaggagagaaagagagaggaagactaGCGTATACGGAGTGAGAGCCTGTTATCAATATttcagagagggaaagagaggactGGGTCAGTGGAGGAGGccagggagggaggcaggagtGACCATGAAGgaggaggcagacagacagagatgcaGCGGTGAAAGGACGATGAAGGAAAGTGGAGAGAGGATGAGGGAAACGAGAGATGAGAATGGAAGGAATAGCTTGGTGGCTCCTACGCCTCTGTCAGGTGGGATTTCTTATACACTTGTAACCTTGAGTGTCAAGGTTTTGTTTCTGTGGAATTCCTCATTTTTGTGATATTAGCAGCAGATTGAAGATTTTTCATATGAGAGAGGAACATGATGAATAATTTGAAAGATTTATAGCCTATAGAGAAAGGTTTGGGAAATTACATCGTAATAAGGTGACTcacctagtgtgtgtgtgtgccttttcgtgtgtgtgtgtgagtgtgtgtgtgtgtgtgtgtgtgtgtgtgtgtgtgtgtgtgtgtgtgtgtgtgtgtgtttgtgtgtggctgcacTCTGCATGTTAGAtcgaaaaggaggagaaaaaaaacataacaaggTAGGGATCATTTACATCAACCACtgaggagaaaaaataaattgatttgcTTAAAgcactcagacacaaacacacacaaacacacacaaacacacacacacacacacacacacacacacacacacacacacacacataaggatGGATTTTATGTCATTTGACTTGTAAAACGCTCAATatcttttgtctgtgtgtgttcgaaCAGGTATCCATCATGTCTCTTTGCATCAGTCAGACCTGTTCCGAGCTGGAGGCGGATATATCAGTGTAGTATCAATGCCATGACCCGAGACTGGATGGTGTATAGAGTAATATTGTAGCCCTGTGTCAAATTACTACTTTTATTATAGAGCTACCTGCAAATTATTGTCATGACCAAGTAATAACTATTTTTGAGTCTTAAATTATATTTGTTAATTCAAATGAAAGCTGTAATGTTGCTGCACATCATCTAGTTGTGTCGCCCTGGGACTGATGGCAGCATCACAGTTCAGTCATGCAAATTCCTGTTgtagtggagagagaggaatggAGGTGGCCGGTTTGATCGGCAAATCCAtatccttgtttttctttctcaagaGGCACAAATATTTGGTTTTTCATTACCTTGTATGACAGAAGAATAGCTTTTCATTGCAACATATAGTTGGTCCGTTAATTATCATGTTGTCAAATTGGCTTGGGCGatattgtaatataatatataatgtgaaaaataggattttttttttttttttgtaaatttgcttGGATATTTGGTATACCCCGTGAATTTAA
This is a stretch of genomic DNA from Pleuronectes platessa chromosome 3, fPlePla1.1, whole genome shotgun sequence. It encodes these proteins:
- the LOC128437185 gene encoding nucleoredoxin-like protein 1, which codes for MVDLFIDRVLLKNNKERDELNTEREIIMGLQNRILMLFFASAACDGCQQFALTLSDFFKRLTDEFYVDRSAQLVLLYISLDDSEEKQESFLKELPKKCLFLAYEDPYRRELEAMFNVEELPTVVVLRPDCSILAANAVEEILGLGLHCFRNWQEAAELIDRNFMMSEDFEGKSMRSLSDPLRRLKYKVEDEKKKKKKRKKRKKGRGWGEGGEAEVDGEEEGGGRGGGSW